Sequence from the Streptomyces sp. R33 genome:
ACCGACGGGCTCATCGAGACCGGCGGGCACGACCTGGACACGGGCTGGGCGCGGCTGCGGGCGATCCTCGAATCCGAGACGCACGATCCCGGGACCCACGGGTCCGACGACCTGGAGAAGCTCGCCGACCTGCTGGTCCAGGCCGTGCACGGGCCCTCCTCGCACCACACCACCGGCCCGCTGGCCGACCGGCGCGAGGACGACATAGCCGTCGTCCTGCTGTGCCGGGACGGCGCGGGCTGCGGCTGCGGCGCCCCGGCGGCGCAGCTGACCCGCCCGGCGCGCCGCACGGTGCTGACCGTGGCGCAGGCGGAGCCGGAGCGGATCGCGGGCGCGCGCCGGCAGATCCGGGAGCTGCTGCACGACTGGGCGGACGAGGAACAGGTGGATTCGGCGGTGCTCATGGTCTCCGAGATGGTCACGAACGTCCTCCTGCACACGGACGGCGACGCCCTGCTGGTCGCGGAGGCGATGGGCGAGCTGGGGACGCGGCGGCTGCGCATCGAGGTGGCGGACGCCAGCGACGAGCTGCCGCACAAGCGGCATCCGGGCGAGATGGCGTCGAGCGGCCGGGGCGTCCTGCTGATGGAGATGCTGGCGGACAGCTGGGGCGTGGACCCGCGCGGCGAGGGCAAGTCGATCTGGTTCGAGATGTACGAACAGGCGAAGGACGACTCCCCGTGCTGACTCTGCTTCCCCCGCCGGTCAGGCGGCTGGCCGCCTGGTGCACGGTCGCGCTGCTGGTCACCGGCGTGGTCGCCGTCGGCGTGTGGCTGTGCATCACCTTCAAGACCGCCGTGACGCCCGTACTGCTCGCGCTGCTCGGAGCGGCCCTGCTCGGGCCGATGCACCGGCGGCTCGTGAGGGCGGGCGTGCCCCGCTCCCTCGCCGCCGCGCTCACCTGCCTCACCGTGCTCGTGGTGTTCGGCGGCGCCACGTACGTCGTCGTCCACGCCCTGATCAGCACCGGCGACCAGATCGCCGGCTCCCTCAAGCAGGCCGGGCAGGGTCTCGCCAGGCACTTCGGGGCCGCCGGGACCTCCCTCGAGGACCTGGCCTCCAACGCCAAGGACCTACTGGCCAAGTTCGGCGGTACGGCCGCCTCCGGCGTCATCACCGGCCTCAGCGTCGTCGGCGAGATGCTCGCCACCGCCGTCCTCGCCCTGCTGCTGATGTTCTTCTTCCTCCGCGACTCCCACCGCGCCGCCGCAGCGCTGCGCTCGCTGGCGCCGCGCGCCACCAGGGACACCGTCGAGGCCATGGCCCGCCGCGCTTACGCGGCCGTCGAGGGCTTCATGCGCGGAACCACCTTCATCGCGCTGATCGATGCCGTCTGCATCACGATCGGCCTGCTCGTCCTGCGCGTGCCCGGGGCCGTCGGCCTCGGCGCCCTGGTGTTCGTCGGCGCGTACATCCCGTACCTCGGCGCCTTCATCTCGGGCGCGGTGGCCGTCCTCGTCGCCTTCGCCGAGCGGGGATGGGTCATCGGCCTGTGGGCCGTGGGCGTGGTGCTCGCCGTACAGGTGTTGGAGGGGCACATCCTGCAGCCGGCGATCCAGAGCCGCACCGTGCAGATGCACCCGGCCGTGGTCCTGCTCGCCATCACCGCGGGCGCCAGCGTCGCCGGGATCCTGGGCATGCTGCTGGCCGTGCCGCTGACCGCGGCCGCGTTCGGCGTGGTGTCGGAGCTTCGGGGGCGCTTCGCGGGGGCCGAGAGCCCCGAGGAACACGAGGAGCCGGAGTAACGAGGGTTTCAGGACAACCGCGAAGCGGTCCTCGATCATCCGTTCGCGGAGAACCCGAGGGGTCCGTTTTCCGGCCGCCGCCCCCTCCTGCGGAAATGCCCAAAAGGATCTGAAGAGTCCGTGTAACCGGCCAGGCGCCCCGAAACGCAGCATTCAAGCCGGTCTCCGCCGCACCCCCGGATCCCCCTGGTACGGCATTCGTCTTCGTGCCATCGTCATTCACCGGACCGGGGGGCCGCTGCAGCGCTTGTGCCGCGGAGCTTTCCTCTCGGCTGCACCACGACGTGTCCGATATCCAAGAGGAGACAGCGTGCGCAAGGCAGCAAGGTTCACCGCAGTGGCACTCTCCGCCGCGACGATCGTCATGGGCTCCGTGTCCGTGGCCCACGCCGGCGACTACACCGAGGACGGGGTCCGGATCCGTTCCAACTCCACCACCTCGTCCTCCGTCAACGGCCTCGGCTACCGGAGCCACACCATCACGCCCATCTGCTACCAGTCGGGCACCGTGATCAACGGCAACCAGTGGTGGGACCGGCACAAGAACAACAACACCGGCGTCACCGGCTACAGCTCGATGACCCTGCTCACCAAGTGGGCGGCCAATCACTGCTGATCGGGCGCTCGGAGCAGCCCGGGGCCGGGACCGCTGGAATCGGTCCCGGCCCCGGGCTGCCGGGCAGTGTACGACCACCAGACCACCACGGAAAGGCTGATCGTGCTCCACGCACGCCAACGGCTGCCCCTGCTGCTGGCCGGTGCCGTCGCGGTCCTGGCGCTCGGCGCCTGCACCGCCGAACCGGCGGCGAAACAGGAGGGATCGGACGGTCCCACGGCCGAACCACAGGTGAGCGTCACGCCTCAGGCGGACCCGGCGAACGCCGTACTCCCGCTCGACGCCTACGCCTTCGACCAGAACCAGGCGAAGGTGCTCCGGCAGGCGCAGGACCTGCTCACCGAGGCCTGTATGCGCCGCATCGGTTTCGCCTCCTTCAAGAACGCGAGCACCTACGTCACCAGCGCCGGTGCGCACCGGGCCACCACCGGAATCGGCCTGGTCGACGCCGAATCCGCGAAGAAGTACGGGTACCGGACCGGCGCGTTACCGGACCGCGACGCGGCCGGCGAGAAGAAGCGCGACCCGAACGAGACGGCTGCCCTGTTCGGCCCGCAGGACGGCGGACCCGCCCATCCGGGCGCCCCGGAGGGCGGCTGCTCGGGCGAGGCCGACCGCAAGCTGTACCCGAGGAGCACCACGGGCCCCTCCGCGGCCCCGGCCGGCAACAGCCTGGTCGACCAGCTCACGCAGCAGGCCGGTGACCGGGCGCGCGGCGACAGCCGGATCGTCGCGGGCATCACGCAGTGGAGCACCTGCATGCGCGACGCGGGGTTCCAGGTGAAGACGCCCTGGGAGCTCCAGCAGATGGAGGGCACCCGGTGGACCGGGCCCATCACCTCCGAGGAGATCACCGCCGCGACCACGGACGTGTCCTGCAAGCAGAAGACGAAGCTCACGGACACCTGGAGCGCGGTCCTGACGGCCTACCAGAAAGGCCTGATCGAACGGCGCAAGCAGGACCTGGACCAGGAGAAGAAACGCCTGGACGAGCAGGTCAAATATGCGGAGAAGGTCCTGAAGGACGGCTCGGCGTGAGGGCCCCGGCCGGCCCGCGGGCCGCGGTTTCCGGCCTGCTGCCGGCCGTCGCGGCGGCTCTGGCGCTCCTCCTGGCCACGGGGTGCACCGCGCAGTCCGCGGGCCCCTCCGCCTCCCCGGCGGGTGCGAGCACCCGGTCGGCGCTGGAGCCGCCGAGCCCGGACGTGCAGCAGGCGTACGACACGTACTGGACCACCTGGCTCGCAGCGAACCGGGCGCCCGATCCCCAGGATCCGGCCGTCGAACGGGTGGCCACCGGGCAGCAGCTGCAGGAGCTCCGCGACAACCTC
This genomic interval carries:
- a CDS encoding AI-2E family transporter, coding for MTLLPPPVRRLAAWCTVALLVTGVVAVGVWLCITFKTAVTPVLLALLGAALLGPMHRRLVRAGVPRSLAAALTCLTVLVVFGGATYVVVHALISTGDQIAGSLKQAGQGLARHFGAAGTSLEDLASNAKDLLAKFGGTAASGVITGLSVVGEMLATAVLALLLMFFFLRDSHRAAAALRSLAPRATRDTVEAMARRAYAAVEGFMRGTTFIALIDAVCITIGLLVLRVPGAVGLGALVFVGAYIPYLGAFISGAVAVLVAFAERGWVIGLWAVGVVLAVQVLEGHILQPAIQSRTVQMHPAVVLLAITAGASVAGILGMLLAVPLTAAAFGVVSELRGRFAGAESPEEHEEPE